A genomic region of Rhizobium sp. NXC24 contains the following coding sequences:
- a CDS encoding BolA family protein — translation METTLQSRIEKKLNDAFAPERLAVINESHMHAGHQPDMTGTGETHIRVRIVSAKFAGMTRLARHRAITELLKPELDAGLHALAVEPAAPGEAVRW, via the coding sequence ATGGAAACGACGCTTCAATCCCGCATTGAGAAAAAGCTCAACGACGCCTTCGCGCCCGAGCGTCTCGCTGTCATCAACGAAAGCCATATGCATGCCGGCCATCAGCCCGATATGACCGGAACGGGCGAAACTCATATAAGGGTTCGCATCGTCTCCGCCAAGTTCGCCGGCATGACACGCCTTGCCCGCCATAGGGCAATAACCGAGCTTTTGAAGCCGGAACTCGATGCCGGCCTCCATGCCCTGGCCGTGGAGCCGGCAGCACCGGGCGAAGCGGTGCGGTGGTAA
- a CDS encoding HlyC/CorC family transporter produces MTVESTLAVLWEYWPEIISIIALVLLSAFFAGSETALTAASRSRIHTLEANGDSRAGIVRLLIERRDRLIGALLIGNNLANILSSSLATSLFLGLFGNSGVAIATAAMTVILVIFAEVLPKSWAIATPDRFALNVAGAIRLFVIVVGPVSSVVNAIVRQILSIFGVNLSREVSMLSAYDELRGAVDLLHREGSVVKADRDRLGGVLDLGELELSDIMVHRTAMRAINADDPPEVVVRAILDSPYTRMPLWRGTIDNIIGVVHAKDLLRALAERNVEPENLDIVKIAQKPWFVPDSTNLEDQLNAFLRRKQHFAVVVDEYGEVQGIVTLEDILEEIVGDIADEHDLDIQGVRQEADGSIVVDGVVPIRDLNRALDWDLPDEEATTIAGLVIHESMTIPEERQAFTFYGKRFIVMKREKNRITKIRIRPAETEEGKPE; encoded by the coding sequence ATGACGGTCGAAAGCACCCTGGCTGTTCTGTGGGAATATTGGCCCGAGATCATCTCGATCATCGCGCTGGTGCTGCTTTCGGCCTTTTTCGCCGGCTCGGAGACGGCGCTGACGGCGGCTTCGCGTAGCCGCATCCACACGTTGGAAGCCAACGGTGACAGCCGCGCCGGCATCGTGCGGCTGCTGATCGAGCGTCGCGACCGGTTGATCGGCGCGCTGCTGATCGGCAACAATCTCGCCAACATTCTGTCGTCGTCGCTTGCGACCAGCTTGTTCCTCGGCCTGTTCGGCAACTCCGGTGTGGCGATCGCCACTGCCGCCATGACAGTCATCCTTGTCATTTTCGCCGAGGTTCTGCCGAAGAGCTGGGCCATTGCGACGCCGGACCGCTTCGCGCTGAATGTCGCCGGTGCGATACGTCTCTTCGTCATCGTCGTCGGGCCGGTGTCGAGCGTCGTCAACGCCATCGTGCGTCAGATACTGAGCATCTTCGGTGTCAATCTCTCCAGGGAAGTGTCGATGCTGTCGGCGTATGACGAATTGCGCGGCGCCGTCGATCTGCTGCATCGCGAAGGTTCGGTGGTCAAGGCGGACCGCGACCGGCTGGGCGGTGTGCTCGATCTCGGCGAGCTGGAGCTTTCCGACATCATGGTCCATCGCACGGCAATGCGCGCCATCAATGCCGACGATCCGCCGGAAGTCGTGGTGAGGGCTATTCTCGACAGCCCCTATACGCGCATGCCGCTCTGGCGCGGTACGATCGACAACATCATCGGCGTCGTGCATGCCAAGGATCTGTTGAGGGCGCTGGCGGAGCGGAATGTCGAGCCAGAAAACCTCGATATCGTCAAGATCGCCCAGAAGCCCTGGTTCGTGCCCGACAGCACCAATCTCGAAGATCAGCTCAATGCCTTCCTGCGCCGCAAGCAGCATTTCGCCGTCGTCGTCGACGAATATGGCGAAGTGCAGGGCATCGTCACCCTGGAGGATATTCTGGAGGAGATCGTCGGCGATATTGCCGACGAGCACGATCTCGATATTCAGGGCGTGCGGCAGGAGGCCGATGGTTCGATCGTCGTCGATGGCGTCGTGCCGATTCGCGATCTGAACCGCGCCCTCGATTGGGATCTGCCGGACGAGGAGGCAACGACGATCGCCGGCCTCGTCATTCACGAATCAATGACCATTCCGGAAGAGCGCCAGGCGTTCACCTTCTACGGCAAGCGCTTCATCGTCATGAAGCGGGAGAAGAACCGCATCACCAAGATCAGGATCAGGCCAGCGGAAACGGAAGAGGGGAAGCCGGAGTAG
- the aroB gene encoding 3-dehydroquinate synthase, translated as MNAIPSASAERLVRVPLGERAYDILIGPGLIARAGKEIAARLKGRRAAVITDENVAPLYLDALIASLQEAGIQPSKLVLPAGEKTKSFEHLMAVCDAVLTARVERNDAVIALGGGVIGDLAGFAAGIVRRGVRFVQVPTSLLSQVDSSVGGKTGINTHHGKNLVGVFHQPDLVLADTDVLNTLSEREFRAGYAEVAKYGLIDKPDFFAWLEANWKEVFSGGEARIEAIAASCQAKSDVVVADERENGPRALLNLGHTFGHALEAATAYDSRRLVHGEGVSIGMVLAHEFSSRLNLASPDDANRVETHLKAVGLPTRMGDIPGELPPAEVLMDAIAQDKKVKSGKLTFILTRGIGQSFVADDVPSSEVLSFLREKHPQ; from the coding sequence ATGAATGCGATCCCATCGGCATCGGCCGAGCGTCTCGTCCGCGTGCCCCTCGGCGAGCGCGCCTATGACATTCTGATCGGCCCTGGCCTGATTGCGCGCGCCGGCAAGGAAATCGCAGCAAGGCTGAAGGGCCGCAGAGCGGCTGTCATTACGGACGAAAATGTCGCGCCGCTCTATCTCGATGCCCTGATTGCGAGCCTTCAAGAAGCCGGTATTCAGCCGTCGAAGCTGGTGCTGCCGGCCGGCGAGAAGACCAAGAGCTTCGAGCATCTGATGGCCGTCTGCGATGCCGTGCTGACCGCCCGTGTCGAGCGCAACGATGCCGTCATCGCGCTTGGTGGCGGCGTGATCGGCGATCTCGCCGGCTTTGCTGCCGGCATCGTGCGCCGCGGCGTCCGGTTCGTGCAGGTGCCGACATCGCTGCTGTCGCAGGTGGATTCTTCTGTCGGCGGCAAGACCGGCATCAATACCCACCACGGCAAGAACCTTGTCGGCGTCTTCCATCAGCCCGATCTCGTGCTCGCCGATACCGACGTGCTGAATACGCTCAGCGAACGCGAATTCCGCGCCGGCTATGCCGAGGTTGCCAAATACGGCCTGATCGACAAGCCGGATTTCTTCGCCTGGCTGGAAGCCAACTGGAAAGAGGTGTTCTCCGGCGGCGAGGCGCGCATCGAGGCGATTGCTGCGAGCTGCCAGGCAAAATCCGACGTCGTCGTTGCCGACGAGCGCGAAAACGGTCCGCGGGCGCTGCTCAATCTCGGCCACACCTTTGGCCATGCCTTGGAGGCGGCCACCGCCTATGACAGCCGGCGGCTGGTGCATGGCGAGGGTGTTTCGATCGGCATGGTGCTGGCGCACGAGTTTTCTTCGCGCCTCAATCTGGCGAGCCCCGACGACGCGAACCGAGTCGAGACGCACCTGAAGGCGGTCGGCCTGCCGACGCGGATGGGCGACATTCCGGGCGAGCTGCCGCCGGCCGAGGTACTGATGGACGCGATAGCCCAGGACAAGAAGGTCAAGAGCGGCAAGCTAACCTTCATCCTGACCCGCGGCATCGGGCAATCCTTCGTCGCCGATGACGTTCCTTCCTCCGAAGTTCTCAGTTTCCTAAGGGAAAAACATCCGCAATGA
- a CDS encoding shikimate kinase gives MSEQVLTLAESLRDRARAVLGTRNLVLVGLMGAGKSSVGRLVAHQLGIPFVDTDIEIERVSRMTIAELFEAYGEDEFRALETRVIKRLLKGGPRVVSTGGGAFINDRTRRHVKRSGLSVWLKADLDVLWERVNKRDTRPLLKTENPKQTLEKLMNARYPIYAEADLTVLSRDVGKEVMVKEVLAAIVEGKEESKTP, from the coding sequence ATGAGTGAACAAGTACTGACCCTTGCAGAAAGCCTTAGAGACAGAGCGCGTGCCGTATTGGGTACGCGCAATCTTGTCCTCGTCGGGTTGATGGGGGCCGGAAAATCCTCGGTCGGCCGGCTGGTCGCGCATCAGCTCGGCATTCCCTTCGTCGATACGGATATCGAGATCGAGCGCGTGTCGCGCATGACGATCGCCGAGCTGTTCGAGGCCTACGGCGAAGACGAATTCCGGGCGCTGGAGACGCGGGTGATCAAGCGGCTGCTTAAGGGCGGCCCTCGCGTCGTTTCCACCGGCGGCGGCGCCTTCATCAACGACCGCACGCGCCGGCACGTCAAACGCAGCGGCCTGTCGGTCTGGCTGAAAGCCGATCTCGACGTGCTCTGGGAGCGGGTCAACAAGCGCGATACGCGACCGCTGCTTAAAACCGAAAATCCGAAGCAGACCCTCGAAAAGCTGATGAATGCGCGCTATCCGATCTATGCGGAAGCCGATCTCACGGTTTTGTCCCGCGATGTGGGCAAGGAAGTTATGGTCAAGGAAGTCCTTGCTGCCATCGTCGAGGGGAAAGAAGAAAGCAAGACACCATGA
- the xerD gene encoding site-specific tyrosine recombinase XerD, with product MKDLGRVHMEAFLEMMSAERGAAVNTLQSYERDLDDLHSFLSERNVRLTEAASNDLGAYLSGLSRQGFKPSSQARRLSAMRQFYKFLYAEGLRTDDPTGILDAPKKGRALPKTMGVDEVTRLLAQAEHEAAVEGPDQLQHLRMLVLLELLYATGMRVSELVSLPAKVLHQEGRFLMIRGKGNKERLVPLSQSAIAALKTYGRRQALEVAKAKQPAPESPWLFPAASKQGYLPRQVFARDLKDLAIRAGLTPSLISPHVMRHAFASHLLANGADLRVVQELLGHSDISTTQIYTHVLEERLHQLVQTHHPLAKQAKKRE from the coding sequence GTGAAGGACCTGGGCCGCGTCCATATGGAAGCCTTCCTCGAAATGATGAGCGCCGAACGCGGCGCGGCGGTCAACACGCTGCAGTCCTACGAGCGCGACCTCGACGATCTCCATTCCTTTTTGTCCGAGCGCAACGTCCGCCTGACGGAAGCGGCATCGAACGATCTCGGCGCCTATCTCTCCGGTCTTTCCCGCCAGGGCTTCAAGCCTTCGTCGCAGGCCCGCCGCCTGTCGGCCATGCGCCAGTTCTATAAATTTCTCTATGCCGAGGGTCTGCGCACCGATGATCCCACCGGCATTCTCGACGCGCCGAAGAAAGGCCGCGCCCTGCCGAAGACCATGGGTGTCGACGAGGTGACGCGCCTTCTCGCCCAGGCCGAACACGAAGCTGCCGTCGAAGGTCCCGATCAATTGCAGCATCTGCGCATGCTGGTTCTGCTGGAGCTGCTCTATGCCACCGGCATGCGCGTCAGCGAACTCGTTTCCCTGCCGGCGAAAGTCCTGCACCAGGAAGGGCGCTTCCTGATGATCCGCGGCAAGGGCAACAAGGAGCGGCTGGTGCCGCTGTCGCAATCGGCGATCGCTGCGCTGAAGACCTATGGCCGCCGACAGGCGCTGGAGGTGGCAAAGGCCAAGCAGCCCGCCCCGGAAAGTCCATGGCTCTTTCCCGCGGCCTCCAAGCAGGGCTATCTGCCGCGCCAGGTCTTTGCGCGGGATTTGAAGGATCTTGCCATTCGCGCCGGGCTGACGCCCTCTTTGATCTCACCGCATGTCATGCGCCATGCCTTTGCCAGCCACTTGCTCGCCAATGGCGCGGACCTCCGCGTGGTGCAGGAACTTCTTGGCCATTCCGACATTTCGACCACACAAATCTACACACATGTGCTGGAAGAACGGCTTCACCAACTGGTGCAAACGCATCACCCCCTTGCCAAACAGGCCAAAAAACGGGAATAG